The genomic stretch TATTTCTGTCTGAAGGAGTAGTGATAGATGGAACGCTAAGAGTAGTAGATTTTAATCCGTAAGCACTTGCATTCACTGTTTCAGTGAAGTTATCGTTATATTCGATAAATCCTAAGAAATCAAAATTATGTTTTCCGAATGATTTCTTATAATTTAATGAGTTATTCCATGTATAATTAAATGCATAGAATGAGTTTTTCGCTAATGACCCTGTAGGGACTTTGTTGGTCGTTAAATCCAGGTTAGATCCCTTTTTCATCCAAGTGGTATTCATATACCAATCGTAAAGCCCGTTGAAATTCGTTTTAAATTTCAGCCCGTTCGTGATCTTATATTCTGCGAATAAAGTTACCGGAATTCTTAATCTCTGATCTTCTGATCTGTTATTACGGATCTGCTCTACAGTGTTTGAACCCGCTCTCATTTTTTGGTTGTAGCTTCCGTCTGGGTTATAAATTGGCTCATAAGGAGCATATTTATACATCGCAGCGAATGGGTTCTGTGTATTGTTTCTGTCTCTGAAGTTTTCTGTAACCTGATATTGAATACCAAGGTTAACTCCAACATTTAACTTTTCACTTAATTTATTAGTAAATCCGAAGTTACCTGTATATCTCTTAAGCCCGTCTACATCTCTAAGAATACCGTTATCAGCATCATATCCTAATGAATAATAGAATGTACTTTCTCTGGATCCTCCCTGTGCACTGAACAAATAAGATTGAATGCTTGAAGGTCTCAACAAGTCTTTTTGCCAGTTGTGATCATAAGCAGCAAGTGCATTAATTTCATTCTGAGATCTTGGCGCTACCCCTAAGTAACCTAACTCATTCTGGTAGTTCATTAACTCTCTGGAGTTCATCATCGTAAAGTTTTTGTCTTTCAGTTTTTCACTGAAACCAAACTTACTTTCAAATGAGTAGTTCGTTTTTCCAACTTTTCCAGCTTTAGTTGTTACGACAACAACTCCGTTTGCTCCTCTCGCACCATACTGAGCCGTAGCTGCAGCATCTTTAAGAACGGAAATTGATTCTACATCTGCAGGGTTAATTGCACTAAACTGTCTAGCAGTCATATACATACCATTTACTACATAAGTAGGCTCAGAAGAACCACCAACACCGGCAACCCCTCTTACCATGATTGTAGCAGTAGAACCCGGCTGCCCGGTAGCACTTTGTACATATACCCCTGAAGCTCTACCCTGTAAAGAGTTTCCGATAGATGTTGTAGGAGAGTTTCTTCTGATAGCATCTCCACTTACAACGGCCTGAGCCTGGGTAATTTCATCTGCTTTTTTCTTCTGATATCCAGTAACGATTACCTCATCGATCTTATTCTCCTTCAGAATAGAATCATTCTTAGATTTTTGCGCATAGGCAGCTTGTCCTAAAAAAAACAAAGCTCCAGCACTTAATACATGTAACTTCACATTCATATTAACAGATTTTAATATATTCAAGGGGACAAATATGTTAATAAATATTAACAACATCAATTTATTAAAACCTGAAAACCGCCTTCCAGAAAAGGATTATCTTCAATTAACTCTAAAAAACGATAAAGAAAAGCTTCAATTATATTTGAAATTTTAACGGATACAAAAGCTTTTTAAACATTAAGAACATTTTAATGAAAAATGAAATAAAAATTAATATACATCAATTAAAGAAATAATATAAAAAAAATAAACAACAAATGCTCATATAAACGAAAAAAATAAAACGGACCTCATTCGTTTTAGGGGCAAAATGAGAAAAAAAATGAATACTTTTTAGTAAAATAACTTATAAAATAACCTGATAAAAATCAGGAAGACTCTGTATAAAGGTTATTTCATAAAAACAAAATTAAAAATCTGTTAATATATCATGTTCAAAAATTGATATAAAACGGCATACTTTTGAGAGTATTTCATTACTTTATTTTTGTAATTCAAAATATATTTCTACAGAATAATTTACATCATTTCCTTTTTTTAGCGTAACATTTATCTTTTTCAAAAATAACAATTGCTAATTTTCAGATAATATATAGCATATTGCTATTCTCAATAAAAATACATATCATCACGAAAACATTTCTAAAAAAAACATCTCATTGAATGAGATGCTTTTTTTATTTAATTATACAATATTTTAATTCTGATAATAATAGTGTCTGGCTCCAACTAAAACAGGATTTTCAGTTTCAATAGAAACAAGACCAAAACCTTTGTAATTTGGATTTACAGACTTGCTTAATTGTTTCCTATGAAGCTTTTCATAGGTTTCAAAGTCAATCGCTTTTCTATGATTAAGATTTTCAAATAATTTCCATTTTTCTACCACTGCTTTCCAATTGGCAGATACCTTCCCAGCAAATACTTTTGATTTGGAACCGCTTCCATATCCAAGGAATCCAATTTCTTTTCCGGACAGATCTTCATTTTCGGTAAAAGATGTCTGCAAACCGGAAAGAAATGCCATAAAAATAGAGGCTGTATACATATTTCCTATTTCTGAAGAGGCTCTTTGAGTTTTTTCAATTGCTGTAGCAATAAGTTCTGTATAATTTTCTGATTTTGCAACCGCTTTTTGTTCTTCCGGAGTTTCATAGGAAATTCCATTTTCAAGGCTATAGATTTCTGTAAAGACTCTTTTTCCATGAAAAGCATACGGCAAATGGAAGATAATATACCTCCAGTTCTGGTAAGGCTTTTCCTTGCCTGTAATCTCTTTATAATGTTGATATGCTTCTCTTATTCTATCCTGGTAGCATTGATTGGAATACTGGCCGTCAAAAACAGGCTCATCCGTAAAAATCTCTATTGTATCGGGATACATTTCCGGTGCTCCGTTCAGGTCTTCTTTTTTATATTGTCTTCTTGGTTTAAAGAAATCAAAAACACTTTCTGTAGCTACTCCCCAATTATTTTCAATTTCAAGAAGGTCAGGTTTTGCAGAGATCAACAAGGCAACTGCCCCTCCTCCCTGAGTATATTCTCCCGAAGAAGCTAATTCATATTTTGCATAGTCACTGGCAATTATCACAGCTTTTTTATCAGGATTTACCCTTACAAAATCTAATGCATTATGCAGCGCATCCACTCCACCCACACAGGCAAAAGTCATATCCACTACATCACAGTTTCTGAAAACTCTTTCACCATATTCTTCTTCTAATACCTTTTCAACCATTTGCATTGCATAAGAAGCGGTGGGCTTGGCGGCGTCCAGAGCACTTTCTGTCCCCAGATAAATTCTTGAAATTTCTTTAGGAGTGATCTGGTAATCCTTAATCAACCTTAACAATGCTTCTGCCGCAAAAGTCGCAGCATCTTCATGCACATCAGGCAATCCCATTTTATGAAGCCCTAGCCCCTTCTCCAATTTTGCCGGTTCTATACCTCTTTTCTCGGCTAATTCTTTAATTTCCAAATACAAAGAAGGCACATAATAGCTCGCTGCTTCAATTCCAAAACTCATAATTTTTTAAATTTTAAACGAATTTATGAAAGATAATGCAAAAAACAGTAGTGAAAATAACTGATTTTTGTAATATTATCAAAAATAAATAAGACCAAGCTAAATTTCATGAAAGCACTTTTTCTCTTGTAAAAAATTCTATCAATACGATAAACTATCCACCAGGCTCATTTATAAAAATAAAGCCGGCATAATGGCCGACTCTACATTTTACTTTTGTTACTTATAATTTTCAATGGTTTTATTGATGACATCAATCTGTTTATTGATACTTGCTGCATTCTGCGGATTCTGCTTCAGTAATTCCATTTTCTTACTTAAACCATCCTTCAGCATCTGCACCACCATCATTTTTGCCTGCGGATTATCTCCTATCTGATTTTTGGCGTATCCTAAAATTTTGGTAACATTTTCAGTAGCTTTTAAGTTATCAGATGACATGATCCAATTGTAGCCTTCTTCTGCAGATTTACCCAATTCCGGATTCTGGAATTTGATAAACGGATAAAATGCTGCCAACGGAGCAATTTTTGGCATTTGAGAGGTTACTTTATTTTTTACAATAATTGGAAGTAACTGCGCCTGCAAATCATCTGAAGCACCATCCAGATCAATTTTATCAGCTAATGAATTAGCTTTTGAAGGATCAATCATAAGAATAGCTCCTAAAGAACTTCCTTTTACGGCATTTGAAACGGCCCCCATACCTTTTTCAAAGAGCGGAAGGTATTTTTTATCTTTTGTTTTTGCCAAAGCAGCAATCGCAGCAGCCTGCGTTAATGTCTTAGGGTCATTGGATGCTAATCTTTCAACCTCAGCTCCTAATGCTTTCATTTGTTCAGGATTACTAAGATCAACTAATTCCAAAGCCTGAATTCTTACTCTGAAGAACGGATCCTTCAATGCTGCTGCCAATAATTTTGTTACCGCAGGGCTTTTCCCTGTCTGATCTTTTATTCCTGCTAAGGCATTATATCTGTTTTTAAACTCTTTGGAATTCGTAAACTGCAGCAAGTTCTGCTCAGGCGTTTTCTTATCAGTAATATCTGCCAATAAAACACCATCTGCATTAATATTTACCAGATCCGGAGCTTTGGAAACCTCAAAATTGAATGTATTTTTCGCATCAGCATTCACCCAAACATTATATCGTTTTGGTTTACCATTATCATAAACGTCAATAGCTAAAGGAAATTCAAACATCTGGTCCTGAGTCTGATTAATCGTTACAGCGACCTGTTTTTTCACAGGCTCAAATGTAAATGAATAGTTGATTTTCGGGTTTCCGCTCCCGAAGTACCATTGATTAAAAAACCAGTTCAGGTCTTTTCCGGAAACTTTTTCAAAGGAAAGCCTTAGCTGATGTGCTTCTGCATTCTGATATTCATTGGTTTTCAGGTAATCATTCATTCCGGCAAAGAAAGCATCATCTCCTAGATAGTTCCTTAGCATATTCAGAATTCCCCCTCCCTTTTGATAAGTTACCAAATCAAATACATCTTCACGGGAAGCATAGTTGAACCTTACCAGATTTTTATTAAAATCTGACGGATTATGGATATACCTGTTCACATCAGTCATCAGATGGTAATCAGCCTGATCTTTACCATATTTATGTTCATTCCAAAGATATTCAGAATAATTGGCGAAAGATTCATTAACTGTAAGATTACTCCAGCTTTCAGCTGTTACCAGATCCCCAAACCAATGGTGGAACAACTCATGCGCAATGGTATCTTCCCATGTATTTTCATCAATTAGCTGTCCTGGTTTTTGAAGAATATCACTTCCGTGAAGGGTTGCTGTTGTATTTTCCATTGCACCACTCACATAATTTCTACCGGAAATCTGCGCATATTTTGACCATGGATAATCGTAATTCATTCTTTTAGAGAAAAAATCGATCATTTCCGGGGTATTTCCATAGATCTGTTTTGCGTAAGGTTCGTATTCTTTTTCGATATAGTAATCAACAGGAATATTTTTCCACTTGTCTTTTACAATAGCATATTCTCCTACGCCCATGAAGAAAAGGTAAGTAGAATGTCTTTTATCCATTACCCAGTGATCTGTTCTCAATCCGTTGGATTCTTTTTGAGAGTCTTTTAAGATACCGTTCGAAAGGGTTACATATTTATCAGGAACAGTCATATAGATTTCCTGTGTTGTCTTTTGATTCGGTTTATCGATGGTTGGAAACCAGGCAGAGGAAGCTTCTGTTTCCCCTTGTGTCCATATTTGTGTAGGAAGTTCCGGATCAGTACCTTGCGCATTAATAAAATAAAGACCTTTTGCGTCATTAATTGCCATACTTCCCTGTTGTTTTACTTCGTTTGGACGGGAGGTATACTTAATGTAAACTGTGTAATCCTGATTTCTCTGATAGGTTTTATCCAATGTAATTTTCAGAATATCATCTTTATACTCATATTTCAAAGGAGATTTCTTACCATTATTATCAAGAGCTACTTCATGAATCAGCATTGCTTTTGCATCAAGGATCAGCTCATTGGTAGGATAGAAATAAGGTGAAGCAGTGAGCCATTCTTCTCCATTCATCTGTTCTTTCTGATAGTCAAAATTCACCTTCAGCTTTGTATGTTTCAGTTCTGTCACCTTAGTATGGGTAGCTCTGTACACCTTTTCTCTTCCTGAAGTTTCGGTCTGCGCTGATACATTGGCAGAAAATAAAATTCCGAGCATTACAATCGATAAAATGGCCTTTCTCATCTGTCTACTTTATAATTTTAGAGTTATTTTTTTATTATGATGTCAAAAATATCATTGACTAAAGTTTCGTAATCTCCTGTTTTCAACTGTTCTTTTGTTTTAGCAAAAGCTTTTTTCAGTTCACTTTCCGGATTTTCATCGTCAACAATTTCTGCCGAAGCAACTCCTTTTAGCTGAAGTACAATATTTTTCAACACTTCAGGATCGACATTTTCTTCAATATTTATTTTTAAATACTTCATGATCTTGTGATTGGATTTATAATTATCCCTTCGGTTAAAGGGCTGAAATAAAGTTCTTTCAAATTTAAAACTTATTTTAGAAACAATAGGGGTCTGTTAATGCTTTTTTAAAAGAGATTTTTATGGGGAAACCAGGATTTAAAAGATTGAAAGCCGAAAGCGGAGATTGAAAGTTACTACTGAACTGAATATAACCTTCAGTTTTTTTTAAATATCCTTATTCGATGTTCTATTTTTCTCGGATTACTCTTCCGTTTTCATACAAAAATACCATCTCACAGTTCGCCTTTCTGTCGGCATTGTAAACCTTTACATTTTTAGTATTAATACCATTCACTTCAGACAGCATACGGCATTCCCAGTTGTTATAAAAAATAGGTTCTCGCAGGATAAAATTTGGATTGGTTTTCAGTTCGGTAAACATATCATATTTTAAACAAACCACTCCACTTTCAACATTCTCTGCTTTTAATGTTTTGCTCAGCTCGTTAAACATTTTAAGATTAAACTGATTGGTATAGATCCAGGCATTTTTCACACTCATGTTGGTAGTAAGCAGCAAAAACGAAATTACGGCAAAAAGTAAACTGATCGTTTTATTTCCTAACTTCAATTTAAAACACAGATAAATAATTCCTGAAATAATAAAGACTGTATAAAAAAGTCTTATAGCTCCCAGGTTTCGGTTATCAAATCCAAAAAGTGTTGGAATATAAGCAGAAACATAAAAAATACTTAGTGCCAATGCTACTGACACTAAAGAAATCAGCCCTATATTCTTTATATTTTTTATTTTACTTTTAAAATCATAGCTGATGAAGATTCTATAGACTAAGGAAGACATTATCAGGGCTAATAGTATCTCTATAACATGTAGATTTTTAAGATTTATCATCCCTTTATAGATTCCAACGAAAATATCTTTGAGAAACAACTTTGCAGTTAAAATGGTTACCTGCAGCACCCTTTTCAATTCGAAAATTTTCCCCACTTCATCTCTTTGATAGGAGTGAGCAAATATCTCTGGCTGAATTACTTTTCTGAAAAGAATAATTGATCCAAGTGTTAATAACAGGAAGATCATTCTTTTTTTATGGTCTTTAATAGCGTATAGATTCAGCAGAATAAGGGGCAGGAAAATCTCATAACTTAATATAGACAGTATAAAAAACAATGAACTAAGCAGAACATTTTTCCGGATATAGACATAATAAATACTTAGACTAAAGAATATTGTTGCCAGGTTTGAATTCAGCATAATTGGAGAAAACTGAATGCTTGTACCTATCAGGGAACATGAATACAATAAAGTAATCAGACTCGCTAATTCTTTTGAAAGAATTTTTTGCATCACCCAATAAACAGCAAGCAGTGAAAGGGGGAAAAAAAGTATTCCTAGAAAATAAACAGAGGCATCATATTTTGAAAGAAAAACTAAAGTTCCTGTCACCCATCCGGATACCGGCCTTGCCGCCATATTAGAGGAGTCCAGATAGGAATATATATAGCTGAAATAGGGCTTCGAGATATACCTGGCGTTATAAGCTTCTTTTAAATCATCTGTTACAATGACCTTTTCTTTAAAAATAGACAGCCAAATATAAAGATTATAAACAACGATCAGGATATTCAGAAATACCAGATATATATTGTTTAATTTTTTTTTCATATTGTTTTTTCAAAATTTGTGGTGAAATATATTCTCACAAACCTCAAAAATAATAGAAATCTGTCAATTACAAAAGATAATCGAGGGGGAAAACGAGATTAAATAGCTACAGGAGCCTTAATTCCTGGATGTGGGTCATAATTTTCTAAAGTAAAATCTTCAAAATCGAAATCAAAGATATTTTTCACTTCAGGATTTAGCTTCATCGTAGGAAGAGGTCTTGTCTCTCTGGCAAGCTGTCTGTTTACCTGTTCAAAATGGTTATTGTAAATATGAACATCACCAAAACTATGAACATAATCTCCTACTTCCAGATCACAAACCTGTGCTACCATCATTAATAATAATGCATAGCTGGCAATATTGAAAGGAACTCCAAGGAAAACATCGGCACTTCTCTGATACAACTGCAATGATAATTTCCCATCTGCTACATAAAACTGGAATAATGCATGACAAGGTGCCAGAGCCATATTAGGAATTTCAGCGACATTCCATGCGGAAACGATCAGTCTTCTGGAATCCGGGTTCTTTTTGATCTGGTCAATTACTTCTGTAATCTGATCTACTATTTTACCGTCTGCTCCATTCCAGCTTCTCCATTGTGCTCCATAAACAGGTCCTAAATTACCATTTTCATCGGCCCATTCATCCCAGATGCTTACTCCGTTATCCTTTAGGTATTTGATGTTAGTCTCTCCTTTCAGAAACCAAAGTAATTCATAAATAATAGATTTTAAATGCACTTTTTTAGTGGTTACCAATGGAAATCCTTTTGACAGATCATATCTTAGCTGATACCCGAAGACACTTCTTGTACCAGTGCCGGTTCTATCGGTTTTATCAGTTCCGTTGTCTAAAATATGCTGTAAAAGATCCAGGTAGTTTTGCATTTTAAAAAGGGATTTATGGGTCAAATTTAGTAAAAAAAAAGCACCCAGCCTATGGATGCTTTTTATAAGATGTATATCTGTTTTCTATTAAAAAGGTGTATATCCTACACCTTCAGTCTATTAAGGCAAAAGAAAAATTATAATACAGAAACACTAATTTTTTCACTGTTTCCACTGATTGATTTCAGCTGTCCATATCTGTTTTTATCAATGAATTTATCATTTGAATAATCCAGTCTTACCGGACCAAATTTGATAAGTTTCTGAAATTTACTATCATCAATAATATCTTTTGTTCCATAATCAATGGAAATATCCCCTATTGTTTTTAATTTTCCTAATCTGCTGTTATCAATAACATCATTTGACCAGTAATCTACGTTAAGGTTGCCTATTTTCTTTACCTTGCCCGCTTTTTCTTTGGTAAAAGCAGAATCTTCCCAATAATCTACAGAAATATTCCCAATACTTTTCAGTTTACCTGCTTTTTCACTTGTAAAGGCTGAATCATCCCAATAATCTATCTTGACATTTCCTATGCTTTTAAGCTTCCCGTATTTAGCTTTATCAAAGACCTGATTATCATAATACTCAAGTTTACCATTAAAATCAGGTGCATTGAAATCAGAAATTGATCCGTCAGCATTAAGGGTTATCACAAAGCCGTCTACAGGAAGTTTTACCGTTTCAAGATCATAAGTTTTTCCTGAAACTGTAGCGCGAACCTGAGCATTGATCATCAGGCTGCCTAATAAAAAGGTAAGGAAAAGTAAATTTTTAAATTTCATAGTATTAAAGATTGAATTACCAGATATATTCGATATTCTGATGGATATTGTTGATGGTAAATGTCTCTCCCATTTTCTTGCCAAACATTGCTTTTACTAAAGGAGATTCTGTAGAAACAGTCATAATTTTCTGATTTTCAATAATAATTTCTCCCATAGAAGCTGAAACATAGAATAACCCTTTATTGGTTTTCACCAAAGCACCGTTCTGAACTTTCTCAGAAGGATCAGGTGCAATCTTTTGTAAAACAGCCTGTTGATTCAATACTTCATTAAGCTGCCTCTGCAGGTTATTAATTTCCTGTTGAAGCATTTCCCTACCGGTTTCGTACTTATCACCCATTGAACTTTTGGTGTCATTATTGGAAGCACGGGTTTCCGCGATCAGATTTTCGAAATACTGAATTTTGTCTGTTATTTTAGCTTTAATAATGTTTATTACTTCCTGTTTGTTCATTATAATGCTGCTTTATTTCCAATCCAAATTATTTTTATTTTTCAAATACGGCGTAATCTGAAACTTTGAAATTAAAGTCTTTACCTTCATCGAAGTTCCTTTTTGTTTTTTCAAATACGTTTCTGAATGTTCCTGAAACATTTCCGTCTTCAATACTAAAACTAACAGGTTCTTTTGACATGTTTAAAACAACCAGCACTTCATCTTTTCCATTTTTTCTTACGTATGCTAAGATTTTGTCATTAGCAGTGGTATTCAGTAGATAGGTTGTCACATTGGGATCGCCACCTCTTAAAGCAGGATTGAAAGATTTCAGATCCAATAATGTTTTATAGAAATCAGCAACCTGATAGGTTTTAGTCCACTTAATCGGATCTTTCTCGAAGAAT from Chryseobacterium indologenes encodes the following:
- a CDS encoding M1 family metallopeptidase — protein: MRKAILSIVMLGILFSANVSAQTETSGREKVYRATHTKVTELKHTKLKVNFDYQKEQMNGEEWLTASPYFYPTNELILDAKAMLIHEVALDNNGKKSPLKYEYKDDILKITLDKTYQRNQDYTVYIKYTSRPNEVKQQGSMAINDAKGLYFINAQGTDPELPTQIWTQGETEASSAWFPTIDKPNQKTTQEIYMTVPDKYVTLSNGILKDSQKESNGLRTDHWVMDKRHSTYLFFMGVGEYAIVKDKWKNIPVDYYIEKEYEPYAKQIYGNTPEMIDFFSKRMNYDYPWSKYAQISGRNYVSGAMENTTATLHGSDILQKPGQLIDENTWEDTIAHELFHHWFGDLVTAESWSNLTVNESFANYSEYLWNEHKYGKDQADYHLMTDVNRYIHNPSDFNKNLVRFNYASREDVFDLVTYQKGGGILNMLRNYLGDDAFFAGMNDYLKTNEYQNAEAHQLRLSFEKVSGKDLNWFFNQWYFGSGNPKINYSFTFEPVKKQVAVTINQTQDQMFEFPLAIDVYDNGKPKRYNVWVNADAKNTFNFEVSKAPDLVNINADGVLLADITDKKTPEQNLLQFTNSKEFKNRYNALAGIKDQTGKSPAVTKLLAAALKDPFFRVRIQALELVDLSNPEQMKALGAEVERLASNDPKTLTQAAAIAALAKTKDKKYLPLFEKGMGAVSNAVKGSSLGAILMIDPSKANSLADKIDLDGASDDLQAQLLPIIVKNKVTSQMPKIAPLAAFYPFIKFQNPELGKSAEEGYNWIMSSDNLKATENVTKILGYAKNQIGDNPQAKMMVVQMLKDGLSKKMELLKQNPQNAASINKQIDVINKTIENYK
- a CDS encoding thymidylate synthase, with product MQNYLDLLQHILDNGTDKTDRTGTGTRSVFGYQLRYDLSKGFPLVTTKKVHLKSIIYELLWFLKGETNIKYLKDNGVSIWDEWADENGNLGPVYGAQWRSWNGADGKIVDQITEVIDQIKKNPDSRRLIVSAWNVAEIPNMALAPCHALFQFYVADGKLSLQLYQRSADVFLGVPFNIASYALLLMMVAQVCDLEVGDYVHSFGDVHIYNNHFEQVNRQLARETRPLPTMKLNPEVKNIFDFDFEDFTLENYDPHPGIKAPVAI
- a CDS encoding SusC/RagA family TonB-linked outer membrane protein, whose translation is MNVKLHVLSAGALFFLGQAAYAQKSKNDSILKENKIDEVIVTGYQKKKADEITQAQAVVSGDAIRRNSPTTSIGNSLQGRASGVYVQSATGQPGSTATIMVRGVAGVGGSSEPTYVVNGMYMTARQFSAINPADVESISVLKDAAATAQYGARGANGVVVVTTKAGKVGKTNYSFESKFGFSEKLKDKNFTMMNSRELMNYQNELGYLGVAPRSQNEINALAAYDHNWQKDLLRPSSIQSYLFSAQGGSRESTFYYSLGYDADNGILRDVDGLKRYTGNFGFTNKLSEKLNVGVNLGIQYQVTENFRDRNNTQNPFAAMYKYAPYEPIYNPDGSYNQKMRAGSNTVEQIRNNRSEDQRLRIPVTLFAEYKITNGLKFKTNFNGLYDWYMNTTWMKKGSNLDLTTNKVPTGSLAKNSFYAFNYTWNNSLNYKKSFGKHNFDFLGFIEYNDNFTETVNASAYGLKSTTLSVPSITTPSDRNTFTGTKVRNTLFSLAGMVNYDYEGKYLATASLRRDASSRFGANNKSGIFWSASAAWNIAKEDFMKGGFINDLKLRASYGTTGNDGSLSDYYNVANVGFDLYGNNAALFPGTYNNTEKVYIVGNQNLKWESNAVTNAGVDFVMWKRRIRGSVEVYQNKRKDFVQLVPLDKQEGSYYQYINAGDMTQKGLEAELSVDVMRKKDFQWTVRANISFQKSTLDKLADGQTERNLGYTYLKVGESPYAFYSVRFAGVNPDNGNAQYYDKAGNITEKYSASDAVPLTDKSPFPTSFGGFGTTLQYKGFDFSADFTFKLGGYTYNNMYLLAVDPTQAKAGRNMAQAAANMWRNPGDTGVYQRVDSNGMRDSDQWIEKSDYLRLRSLTLGYTFDKKVLGEDAPISKLRLFVQGQNLFTVTSFHGEPEISVGSAESASLFVPGSFNLYTYPAVRTIMVGMQLEF
- a CDS encoding hydroxymethylglutaryl-CoA synthase family protein, which gives rise to MSFGIEAASYYVPSLYLEIKELAEKRGIEPAKLEKGLGLHKMGLPDVHEDAATFAAEALLRLIKDYQITPKEISRIYLGTESALDAAKPTASYAMQMVEKVLEEEYGERVFRNCDVVDMTFACVGGVDALHNALDFVRVNPDKKAVIIASDYAKYELASSGEYTQGGGAVALLISAKPDLLEIENNWGVATESVFDFFKPRRQYKKEDLNGAPEMYPDTIEIFTDEPVFDGQYSNQCYQDRIREAYQHYKEITGKEKPYQNWRYIIFHLPYAFHGKRVFTEIYSLENGISYETPEEQKAVAKSENYTELIATAIEKTQRASSEIGNMYTASIFMAFLSGLQTSFTENEDLSGKEIGFLGYGSGSKSKVFAGKVSANWKAVVEKWKLFENLNHRKAIDFETYEKLHRKQLSKSVNPNYKGFGLVSIETENPVLVGARHYYYQN